One window from the genome of Nitrosospira multiformis encodes:
- the queA gene encoding tRNA preQ1(34) S-adenosylmethionine ribosyltransferase-isomerase QueA, whose translation MKVQDFDFNLPSGLITQFPAEERASSRMLHLEGSSGVLRDAMFADLPRYVRAGDVMVFNDTRVIKARLFGVKGSGGRVEVMVERVLDVQCVRAVIRASHAPKPGSKLFLADAIEVTVLAREQDLYTLRFDHQWTVIELLERYGSLPLPPYIARTVTETDEARYQTVYAKQAGAVAAPTAGLHFDESMLSTLGEMGVVIAHVTLHVGLGTFQPVRVEDIADHKMHREIFHVPQETVESIQRAKASGGRVLAVGTTSLRALEAAAAAGKGELQSGHGDTDIFITPGYRLQVVERLLTNFHLPRSTLLMLVSAFGGAENIRRAYQHAINERYRFFSYGDAMLIERES comes from the coding sequence ATGAAAGTTCAGGATTTCGATTTTAATCTCCCCTCCGGGCTTATTACGCAGTTCCCGGCCGAGGAGCGCGCCAGCAGCCGCATGTTGCATCTGGAGGGGTCGAGCGGCGTGCTGCGGGATGCGATGTTTGCCGATTTGCCCCGATATGTTCGGGCTGGCGACGTAATGGTGTTCAACGACACCCGCGTCATCAAGGCGCGCTTGTTTGGGGTGAAGGGCAGCGGCGGCAGGGTGGAGGTGATGGTGGAGCGGGTGCTGGACGTACAGTGCGTACGGGCGGTCATTCGCGCCAGTCACGCGCCGAAACCCGGCTCGAAACTCTTCCTTGCGGATGCAATCGAGGTAACGGTATTGGCGCGCGAGCAGGACCTTTATACCTTGCGCTTCGATCACCAATGGACCGTGATCGAGTTATTGGAGCGTTACGGCAGTCTGCCACTGCCGCCATACATCGCGCGCACGGTGACAGAAACGGATGAAGCGCGCTACCAGACAGTCTACGCGAAACAGGCGGGTGCCGTGGCGGCACCCACGGCGGGTCTGCATTTCGATGAAAGCATGCTGAGCACATTAGGCGAAATGGGTGTGGTGATTGCGCATGTGACGCTACATGTCGGGTTGGGCACATTCCAGCCTGTCCGGGTGGAAGACATTGCCGATCACAAAATGCACAGGGAAATTTTTCATGTGCCGCAGGAAACAGTCGAATCAATCCAGCGCGCGAAAGCCAGTGGCGGCCGGGTACTGGCGGTTGGGACGACATCGCTGCGAGCGCTGGAAGCTGCGGCCGCGGCGGGTAAGGGCGAACTGCAATCGGGTCATGGCGATACTGATATTTTTATCACACCGGGTTATCGTTTGCAGGTAGTGGAGCGTTTGCTGACCAATTTTCATTTACCCCGCTCAACCTTGCTGATGCTTGTATCCGCGTTTGGCGGAGCGGAGAATATCCGCCGCGCTTATCAACACGCGATAAATGAGCGCTATCGCTTTTTCAGCTACGGTGATGCCATGCTGATTGAAAGGGAATCATAG
- a CDS encoding transposase, which yields MKKSRFSKEQIINALRLADSGSRRSICADRSACRRATFYMWKENYADLGVS from the coding sequence ATGAAGAAATCGAGATTCTCAAAGGAGCAGATCATCAATGCATTGCGGCTGGCCGACAGCGGCAGCCGGCGGTCGATATGTGCCGACAGATCAGCGTGTCGGAGGGCCACGTTCTACATGTGGAAGGAGAACTACGCGGACTTGGGTGTGAGCTAG
- the pstS gene encoding phosphate ABC transporter substrate-binding protein PstS gives MKKPFLYTVLVTVVTLTTSSLSFADRVRLTGSGASFPAPIYLSWFKNLNKANPNLVVDYQSKGSGAGVQDFLNKTVDFAASDSAMKTEDMAKVSEGVQLLPMTAGEIIVTYNLPGNPKGLKLPRDVYPNIFLGKITKWNDPKIAAANPGVKLPDTPITVVVRADSSGTTAVFTKHLSAINAEFKSTLGEGNTVNWPATNKFIKSPKNDGVTATVRQTPGAIGYIEYSYAKLAKVESALLQNKDGKFVTPGNSVETLAAIKIPEDMIAWAPDPEGANSYPIVTYTWMIFRKNNSDAQKAKAMRDMVEFGLTEGQKMADALGYIPLPQSVVEQVRKAAANIK, from the coding sequence ATGAAAAAGCCATTTCTATACACTGTTCTTGTTACCGTTGTTACGTTAACCACATCTTCTCTCTCTTTCGCAGACAGAGTCCGGCTGACTGGTTCCGGCGCGAGCTTCCCTGCGCCGATCTACCTCAGCTGGTTTAAGAACCTTAACAAAGCAAACCCTAATCTCGTCGTGGATTATCAGTCCAAGGGTAGCGGCGCCGGTGTACAGGACTTCTTAAATAAAACGGTCGATTTCGCTGCGAGCGATTCGGCGATGAAAACGGAAGACATGGCCAAGGTTTCTGAAGGGGTGCAACTTCTGCCGATGACCGCAGGAGAAATCATCGTCACCTACAACCTTCCGGGCAACCCCAAAGGACTAAAGTTGCCACGTGATGTTTATCCCAACATCTTTCTTGGCAAGATCACTAAATGGAATGACCCTAAGATTGCTGCAGCCAACCCTGGTGTAAAGCTTCCTGACACGCCGATTACCGTCGTAGTACGCGCCGATTCCAGTGGCACGACCGCAGTTTTCACTAAACATCTGTCGGCCATCAATGCCGAATTCAAGAGCACGCTTGGCGAAGGCAATACTGTGAATTGGCCCGCAACCAACAAATTCATAAAATCGCCCAAGAACGATGGAGTGACCGCTACCGTACGCCAGACACCGGGCGCCATCGGCTACATTGAATACAGCTACGCAAAACTAGCCAAGGTCGAGTCTGCACTATTACAGAACAAAGACGGCAAATTTGTGACCCCGGGTAATAGTGTTGAAACCCTGGCCGCCATCAAGATCCCTGAAGATATGATCGCTTGGGCACCAGATCCCGAGGGTGCGAATTCTTACCCCATCGTTACCTATACGTGGATGATCTTCCGCAAGAACAACAGCGATGCACAGAAGGCCAAAGCCATGCGCGACATGGTCGAATTTGGGCTCACCGAAGGACAGAAGATGGCGGATGCGTTGGGCTACATCCCGTTGCCGCAGTCGGTGGTTGAACAGGTTCGCAAGGCTGCTGCCAACATCAAGTAA
- the pstC gene encoding phosphate ABC transporter permease subunit PstC, which yields MQKPFTFNVDTDSICQPPSSSTLLVDRTFRILARLGVIIILALVVAIVLEIGVKAIPGIQKYGLDMLTGTVWDVGQQQFGILPAIWGTLYSSLIALLIGGFFGISMAIFLTQDFLPPRLAAVFRTIVELLAAIPSVVYGLWGIFVVIPFIRPLTDVLNESLGWIPFFSSTLSGPGLLPAALVLAIMILPTIAAVSQDALRSVPLKTKQAAYGMGATHWEAILKVMVPTAATGIFGSLVLGLGRALGETMALAMLVGNSNQISLSLFAPANTLAALLALNFPEAGPNEIGVLMYAALVLMLITLVVNILGSMMIMYAQRGTKS from the coding sequence ATGCAAAAGCCCTTTACCTTCAATGTTGACACGGATTCCATCTGCCAGCCCCCCTCGTCGTCCACTCTACTGGTTGATCGGACATTCCGCATACTCGCGCGTCTGGGCGTTATCATCATTCTTGCCCTGGTGGTGGCTATTGTTCTGGAAATCGGTGTTAAGGCGATTCCAGGCATCCAGAAATACGGACTGGACATGCTCACCGGTACGGTCTGGGATGTGGGTCAACAACAGTTCGGCATTCTCCCGGCTATCTGGGGAACGCTCTATAGTTCCTTGATTGCTCTGCTAATCGGTGGCTTTTTCGGAATTAGCATGGCGATTTTCTTGACGCAGGATTTTCTGCCTCCGCGCTTGGCCGCCGTTTTTCGCACTATCGTCGAGTTGCTTGCAGCGATACCCAGCGTGGTATATGGATTGTGGGGAATTTTCGTCGTGATTCCATTCATCCGCCCGCTAACTGATGTACTGAATGAGTCTCTTGGCTGGATTCCATTTTTCAGCTCTACGCTGAGTGGCCCTGGCTTACTGCCCGCCGCTTTGGTGCTTGCCATCATGATTCTGCCGACCATTGCTGCCGTGTCTCAGGATGCTTTGCGTTCAGTTCCCTTAAAGACCAAGCAAGCCGCCTATGGCATGGGGGCGACTCACTGGGAAGCCATTCTCAAGGTCATGGTGCCGACGGCGGCTACCGGTATCTTTGGCTCCCTGGTACTGGGTCTAGGCCGGGCGCTGGGTGAAACGATGGCGCTCGCCATGCTAGTAGGCAATTCGAACCAGATTTCGCTTTCTCTGTTCGCGCCCGCGAATACGCTGGCTGCCCTGCTGGCATTGAATTTCCCCGAAGCAGGGCCAAATGAAATTGGAGTGCTGATGTATGCCGCCCTGGTTCTAATGCTGATTACTTTGGTGGTCAATATCCTTGGCTCGATGATGATAA